A window of the Lolium perenne isolate Kyuss_39 chromosome 7, Kyuss_2.0, whole genome shotgun sequence genome harbors these coding sequences:
- the LOC127321870 gene encoding protein TIC 22-like, chloroplastic isoform X2 encodes MAFSFPWLKNPASTSTTNPSPSARNPFLPIQTHLTSFLSSLPFPRPIPSLSSPPPAASAAALPATEIEDRLAGVPVYALANSSQEFVLVSKTHGGGGATPPPALGMLCFRREDADMLLAQMDGDMRAGSTVVPVALNKVIQLKSDGVAFRFLPDSSQVANAIKSRSLVLMSDNKRYRPVFFRKEDLDNSLHRASRDQQKPNPVIRIGETQVSSLEDIIRSMKDSSSSEWDDAVFIPPGLDVATISKPSHANN; translated from the exons ATGGCTTTCAGCTTCCCATGGCTCAAGAACCCCGCCTCCACATCGACCACAAACCCTAGCCCCAGCGCCCGCAACCCGTTCCTCCCCATCCAGACCCACCTCACCTCCTTCCTTTCCTCCCTCCCCTTCCCACGGCCCATCCCATCcctctcctcgccgccgccggcggcgtcCGCGGCGGCTCTGCCAGCTACCGAGATAGAGGACCGTCTCGCCGGGGTGCCCGTCTACGCTCTCGCTAACTCCTCCCAGGAGTTTGTGCTCGTGTCCAAGacccacggcggtggcggcgcgacgccgccgccggcgctcggGATGCTCTGCTTCCGGAGGGAGGACGCAGACATGCTCCTGGCACAGATGGACGGCGACATGCGCGCTGGCTCCACAGTCGTGCCCGTTGCGCTCAACAAG GTTATCCAACTGAAGTCGGATGGTGTGGCATTTCGATTTCTCCCTGATTCTTCTCAGGTGGCTAATGCAATTAAG TCAAGGAGCCTTGTCCTGATGAGTGATAACAAGAGATATCGTCCAGTTTTCTTCAGAAAG GAGGATTTGGACAACTCACTGCACCGAGCATCTCGTGACCAGCAAAAGCCCAACCCAGTTATTAGGATTGGTGAAACACAG GTTTCTTCTTTGGaagatatcatcagatctatgaag GATAGCTCCTCCTCAGAATGGGATGATGCCGTTTTTATTCCTCCAGGATTGGACGTCGCTACTATCTCAAAGCCATCACATGCCAACAATTAG
- the LOC127321870 gene encoding protein TIC 22-like, chloroplastic isoform X1, giving the protein MAFSFPWLKNPASTSTTNPSPSARNPFLPIQTHLTSFLSSLPFPRPIPSLSSPPPAASAAALPATEIEDRLAGVPVYALANSSQEFVLVSKTHGGGGATPPPALGMLCFRREDADMLLAQMDGDMRAGSTVVPVALNKVIQLKSDGVAFRFLPDSSQVANAIKLMQDEGQYFNEGFPGVPVFQSRSLVLMSDNKRYRPVFFRKEDLDNSLHRASRDQQKPNPVIRIGETQVSSLEDIIRSMKDSSSSEWDDAVFIPPGLDVATISKPSHANN; this is encoded by the exons ATGGCTTTCAGCTTCCCATGGCTCAAGAACCCCGCCTCCACATCGACCACAAACCCTAGCCCCAGCGCCCGCAACCCGTTCCTCCCCATCCAGACCCACCTCACCTCCTTCCTTTCCTCCCTCCCCTTCCCACGGCCCATCCCATCcctctcctcgccgccgccggcggcgtcCGCGGCGGCTCTGCCAGCTACCGAGATAGAGGACCGTCTCGCCGGGGTGCCCGTCTACGCTCTCGCTAACTCCTCCCAGGAGTTTGTGCTCGTGTCCAAGacccacggcggtggcggcgcgacgccgccgccggcgctcggGATGCTCTGCTTCCGGAGGGAGGACGCAGACATGCTCCTGGCACAGATGGACGGCGACATGCGCGCTGGCTCCACAGTCGTGCCCGTTGCGCTCAACAAG GTTATCCAACTGAAGTCGGATGGTGTGGCATTTCGATTTCTCCCTGATTCTTCTCAGGTGGCTAATGCAATTAAG TTGATGCAAGACGAAGGGCAATATTTTAACGAGGGATTTCCAGGAGTTCCTGTCTTCCAG TCAAGGAGCCTTGTCCTGATGAGTGATAACAAGAGATATCGTCCAGTTTTCTTCAGAAAG GAGGATTTGGACAACTCACTGCACCGAGCATCTCGTGACCAGCAAAAGCCCAACCCAGTTATTAGGATTGGTGAAACACAG GTTTCTTCTTTGGaagatatcatcagatctatgaag GATAGCTCCTCCTCAGAATGGGATGATGCCGTTTTTATTCCTCCAGGATTGGACGTCGCTACTATCTCAAAGCCATCACATGCCAACAATTAG